A portion of the Periophthalmus magnuspinnatus isolate fPerMag1 chromosome 2, fPerMag1.2.pri, whole genome shotgun sequence genome contains these proteins:
- the LOC117384532 gene encoding keratin, type I cytoskeletal 18-like, whose translation MPLNSSASVYGGAGGRGAKASVSSLEGLRNVMRNDTERDSPAPVKAPIAPASAPTSKTAAPAPPADDKQTLRGLNDRLNGYLNRVRQLEKENKALEDEIEEILAKRAAPDGRDWDEIQKPLDELKDKIKEITKENAKLLLQIDNTGLANNDLKNKLDEEKKAVKAIEKDVEEQRRTIDETKLKCAHLEKDIELVKNEIEHLKKEHKGDVDDLRDKIKDSEVKVEIESSDSNLTEALNKIRSQYDDLVRKTEKETEDWYQSKFKTIKVEEAKNTEAVMKSKDELKDLSKEKQLLEIKIQGAHTTIHNLEQNVKSTKVEYGVRLGPLNKKIKDLEAELKEFRNEIERQLQKNKDLVMVKMKLEEEIRYYQELMQGVTADPDSLEFSLDDALDQGQPKLNTEPLKREEAEEEVKEETAPSINNSMPEIKAQTAAEG comes from the exons ATGCCTTTAAACTCTTCTGCCAGTGTGtacggaggagcaggaggaagaggggccAAGGCCTCCGTGTCCAGCCTGGAGGGACTGCGTAATGTCATGCGTAACGACACCGAACGGGACTCTCCTGCGCCCGTGAAGGCTCCCATCGCCCCTGCGTCCGCACCCACCAGTAAAACCGCAGCACCAGCGCCCCCAGCGGACGACAAACAGACACTGCGAGGTCTGAACGATCGACTCAACGGATACCTGAACCGCGTGAGGCAGCTGGAGAAGGAAAACAAGGCTCTGGAGGATGAGATAGAGGAGATTTTAGCCAAGAGAGCAGCGCCAGATGGAAGAGACTGGGATGAGATACAGAAACCGTTGGATGAGCTCAAGGACAAG ATTAAAGAAATCACTAAGGAAAATGCCAAACTCTTACTGCAGATTGACAACACCGGCTTAGCCAACAATGATTTGAAGAACAA GCTGGACGAAGAGAAGAAAGCGGTGAAGGCCATAGAGAAAGACgtggaggaacagaggaggaccaTCGATGAAACCAAGTTGAAATGTGCTCATCTGGAGAAAGACATCGAGCTGGTGAAGAACGAGATCGAGCACCTGAAAAAGGAACATAAAGGG GATGTGGACGACCTACGCGACAAGATCAAGGACTCAGAGGTCAAGGTCGAGATCGAGTCGTCCGATTCCAACTTGACAGAAGCTCTGAACAAGATTCGTTCCCAGTATGACGACTTGGTGAGGAAGACTGAGAAAGAAACGGAGGACTGGTATCAGAGCAAG tTTAAGACCATCAAAGTCGAAGAGGCAAAAAACACAGAAGCGGTGATGAAAAGTAAAGATGAGCTGAAGGATTTGTCAAAGGAGAAGCAGCTTTTGGAGATAAAAATCCAGGGTGCACACACAACG ATTCATAATTTGGAGCAGAACGTGAAATCGACCAAAGTGGAGTACGGCGTTCGCTTGGGTCCTCTGAACAAAAAGATTAAAGATCTGGAAGCTGAGTTAAAGGAGTTTAGAAACGAAATAGAGAGACAGCTGCAGAAGAACAAAGATCTTGTGATGGTCAAGATGAAACTGGAGGAGGAGATCCGCTACTACCAGGAGCTAATGCAGGGCGTGACTGCTGACCCCGACAG CTTGGAGTTTTCTTTAGACGATGCGCTGGATCAAG gtcAGCCAAAGCTTAACACCGAACCCCTGAAACGAGAAGAAGCAGAGGAAGAAGTGAAGGAGGAAACAGCTCCATCCATCAACAATTCGATGCCAGAAATCAAAGCCCAAACTGCAGCTGAA GGTTAG
- the LOC117382434 gene encoding C-X-C chemokine receptor type 1, with protein MSIVVEIDDDFLYELNDSSHNNITYYIVNPHAIPCEVKLLDPTVGITICLLLIAIFLLAIPGNILVGWVIRTSRHSLTPSDVYLFHLTIADGLMALTIPFWAVVVIRGWLFGDFMCKVISLIFDTNFYTSILFLACISIDRYLVIVHSSESLKSRQRMCSQLLCAGVWALGCGLALPALFNDVSSPRNGSDWMICNDNFDIGNASKWRIAIRGFRHIFGFLLPLGVMVTCYSITIARILRTRGFQKHRAMKVIIIVVIVFFLCWLPYHLSMIVDMLLRANLIPYDCARRTSVNTALGVTNSLALLHSCINPVLYAFVGEKFRSKMRMLLKRKMAQERMSVSKYSRSTSQTSEGHATAL; from the coding sequence ATGTCTATCGTGGTGGAAATCGACGACGACTTTCTCTACGAATTAAACGACAGTAGCCACAACAATATTACGTACTACATAGTGAACCCCCATGCCATCCCGTGTGAGGTAAAGCTACTGGATCCGACCGTTGGCATCACTATATGCCTCCTCCTTATTGCCATCTTTCTACTGGCGATCCCTGGCAATATCTTGGTGGGCTGGGTAATACGCACCAGCAGACACAGCCTCACCCCATCGGATGTCTACCTGTTCCACCTCACTATAGCGGACGGACTAATGGCTTTAACCATCCCATTCTGGGCAGTTGTAGTGATACGAGGGTGGCTGTTTGGAGACTTCATGTGCAAAGTTATAAGTCTCATTTTTGACACCAATTTCTATACCAGCATCTTGTTCCTGGCGTGTATCAGCATCGACCGGTACCTTGTGATCGTGCATTCCAGCGAAAGCCTCAAAAGTCGCCAGAGGATGTGTAGCCAGCTGTTGTGTGCGGGCGTGTGGGCCCTGGGTTGCGGTCTGGCCTTGCCCGCTCTATTCAACGACGTCTCGAGTCCGAGAAACGGCTCTGATTGGATGATATGCAATGATAACTTTGACATTGGCAATGCATCAAAATGGAGGATTGCCATTCGTGGGTTTAGGCATATTTTTGGCTTCCTGCTTCCTCTTGGTGTCATGGTAACCTGCTACAGCATCACCATTGCCAGGATCTTGCGCACCAGGGGTTTTCAAAAGCATAGAGCGATGAAAGTGATTATAATAGTGGTGATTGTGTTTTTTCTATGCTGGCTGCCGTACCACCTAAGCATGATCGTTGATATGCTTTTGAGGGCTAACCTGATTCCATACGACTGTGCGAGGAGGACGTCGGTGAACACAGCGCTAGGGGTCACAAACAGCTTGGCTCTCCTTCACAGCTGCATCAATCCAGTCCTCTACGCCTTTGTGGGAGAGAAGTTCAGGTCGAAAATGAGGATGCTGCTGAAGAGAAAGATGGCCCAAGAGAGGATGTCAGTGTCGAAATACAGCAGATCCACTTCTCAAACATCAGAAGGTCATGCAACGGCCCtgtga
- the arpc2 gene encoding actin-related protein 2/3 complex subunit 2 has product MILLEINNRIIEETLTLKFDGASNGTKPEAVEVTFADFDGVLYHISNPNGEKSKVMLSISLKFYKELQEHGADELLKKVYGDYLTAPEAGYNVSLLYDLEALPANKDEVIHQAGILKRNCFASVFEKYFKFQEEGKEGEKRAVVHYRDDESMYVEAKKDRVTVVFSTVFKDDDDVIIGKVFMQEFKEGRRASHTAPQVLFSHREPPLELKDTDAAVGDNIGYITFVLFPRHTNANARDNTINLIHTFRDYLHYHIKCSKAYIHTRMRAKTSDFLKVLNRARPDAEKKEMKTISGKTFSR; this is encoded by the exons ATGATCCTTTTAGAAATTAATAACCGCATCATAGAAGAGACGCTGACGCTGAAGTTCGACGGCGCTTCCAATGG AACCAAGCCAGAGGCTGTGGAAGTGACTTTTGCAG ATTTTGATGGCGTCCTGTACCACATTTCCAACCCCAATGGGGAGAAGTCCAAAGTGATGCTCAGCATCTCCCTGAAGTTTTATAAGGAGCTTCAGGAGCATGGAGCTGACGAG ctgCTCAAGAAAGTCTATGGGGACTACTTGACTGCACCTGAAGCAG GCTACAACGTGTCTCTCCTGTATGACCTGGAGGCATTGCCAGCCAACAAAGATGAGGTCATTCACCAGGCAGGGATTCTGAAAAGGAACTGCTTCGCATCTGTCTTTGAGAAATACTTTAAGTTCCAGGAAGAAGgcaaagaaggagagaagagagctgTCGTTCACTACAGAGACGATGAGTCGAT GTATGTGGAGGCCAAGAAGGACAGAGTTACCGTGGTTTTCAGCACAGTCTttaaagatgatgatgatgtcattatTGGCAAAGTCTTCATGCAG GAGTTTAAGGAGGGCCGGCGAGCCAGTCACACCGCGCCCCAGGTGCTGTTCAGTCACAGGGAGCCTCCCCTGGAGCTGAAGGACACAGATGCTGCAGTCGGAGACAACATCGGATACATCACTTTTG TGCTGTTCCCACGTCACACCAATGCCAATGCCAGAGACAACACCATCAACCTCATCCACACCTTCAGGGACTATCTGCACTACCACATAAAGTGCTCCAAG GCCTACATTCACACACGTATGAGGGCCAAGACATCAGATTTTCTCAAAGTGCTGAACCGTGCCCGACCGGACGCTGAGAAGAAAGAGATGAAGACCATCTC TGGAAAGACGTTCTCCCGCTGA